Proteins encoded within one genomic window of Triticum aestivum cultivar Chinese Spring chromosome 2D, IWGSC CS RefSeq v2.1, whole genome shotgun sequence:
- the LOC123054529 gene encoding chaperone protein DnaJ — protein sequence MPATPATSPGCAGLPAQAPTSSLPGFKGPPRRLDARRPAWVVRTESNVRRERPKRPDPPCTICKGTGTINCRNCFGRGRINHVDLAVLPKGEWPQWCQICGGSGLDYCHRCHGTGEYREPMGFHFTVNRK from the exons ATGCCTGCGACGCCAGCGACCAGCCCCGGCTGCGCTGGGTTGCCGGCGCAGGCTCCGACGAGCTCACTCCCCGGATTTAAAGGCCCCCCTAGGCGTCTGGACGCTCGGAGGCCGGCATGGGTCGTCCGGACCGAG TCGAATGTTAGGAGAGAAAGACCAAAACGACCTGATCCTCCATGCACCATCTGCAAAGGCACTGGGACAATAAATTGCCGCAACTGTTTCGGTAGAG GAAGAATAAATCATGTCGATCTCGCCGTGCTCCCCAAGGGAGAATGGCCGCAATG GTGCCAAATATGCGGGGGTAGCGGTCTGGATTACTGCCACCGATGCCATGGAACAGGTGAATATCGAGAACCCATGGGTTTTCACTTCACAGTCAATAGGAAATGA
- the LOC123049985 gene encoding uncharacterized protein, giving the protein MSLESDGAATAKRPRPSAEDPSSHCEAAEAADRISALPEAMQLHILSLLPLPSAIRTGALSRAWRDLWKRRWQDDGNAAAFLRHHLRPCSSPSSKKLLECLELRQSQGRRGRLDRCSLVADNPAMGARQFGRYLDAAARCGVEDLRVELPEKPPSPDTPTKATTLRFPFPAAAGPALARLSLRGIGVSGLHSRAARPCSALEVVRLHSVPVDDRGLARMLALCPRIRVLGLHSCSALRRIAVTAATGRKLSSVTIAGCSWLIEVDVAAVSSLRSFRYTGGFLSSFYLPDNAAFADLYICFDAQRSCNVRICQKVFSDWFESRVCSKLTALTICSNVLFVVSSLPNGISHAESAKVGGHFFQSMTELQLLMLDMKAPELANIYVFLKNSQCSNLERLFVQLPSIPSGPLVDSSNYVGVEPPEDVLENLKVVKITNFNWNRIEVQLVSFLLRKASSLHKLVLVTPSLVPLDVIGIQKEDLLLVGEAVANGKIILSKLDDAATKPFHSDVFAEV; this is encoded by the exons ATGTCGCTGGAGTCCGACggcgccgccaccgcgaagaggcCGCGGCCGTCGGCAGAAGATCCGTCCAGCCACTGCGAGGCGGCGGAGGCAGCCGACCGCATCTCGGCGCTACCGGAGGCGATGCAGCTGCACATCCTGTCCTTGCTCCCGCTGCCGTCGGCAATCCGCACGGGGGCGCTCTCCCGCGCCTGGCGCGACCTCTGGAAGCGCCGCTGGCAGGACGACGGcaacgccgccgccttcctccgccaccacctccgtccCTGCTCCTCCCCGTCGTCCAAGAAACTGCTCGAGTGCCTCGAGCTGCGCCAGTCCCAGGGGCGGCGCGGGCGCCTCGACCGGTGCTCGCTCGTCGCCGACAACCCCGCCATGGGCGCCCGCCAGTTCGGCCGctacctcgacgccgccgcccgctGCGGCGTCGAGGACCTCCGCGTCGAGCTGCCGGAGAAGCCGCCCTCCCCGGACACCCCAACAAAGGCCACCACCCTCCGCTTCCCCTTTCCGGCGGCGGCCGGCCCGGCCCTCGCGCGCCTCTCGCTCCGCGGCATTGGGGTCTCCGGCCTCCACAGCAGGGCCGCGCGGCCGTGCTCCGCCCTCGAGGTCGTCCGCCTCCACTCCGTCCCCGTCGACGACAGGGGTTTGGCGAGGATGCTCGCCCTGTGCCCTCGTATCCGCGTCCTCGGCCTGCACTCCTGCTCGGCCCTCCGTCGAATCGCCGTGACGGCGGCGACGGGGCGCAAACTGAGCAGCGTCACCATCGCAGGGTGCAGCTGGCTCATTGAGGTGGACGTCGCGGCGGTTTCTAGCCTCCGGTCGTTTCGCTACACCGGCGGTTTCCTCTCGTCGTTCTATCTCCCCGACAACGCCGCATTTGCCGACCTCTACATCTGCTTCGACGCCCAGAGAAGCTGCAATGTCCGCATCTGCCAAAAG GTGTTCAGCGACTGGTTCGAAAGCCGTGTATGCTCCAAACTCACCGCTCTCACCATCTGCAGCAATGTCCTCTTT GTTGTGTCTTCCTTGCCCAATGGAATCTCACATGCCGAATCGGCCAAGGTGGGCGGTCACTTCTTTCAGAGCATGACAGAACTACAACTTCTTATGTTAGATATGAAGGCCCCTGAGCTTGCGAACATCTATGTGTTCCTAAAGAACAGCCAATGTTCTAATCTGGAGAGGCTTTTCGTGCAG CTCCCTAGCATCCCCAGTGGGCCCTTGGTAGATTCATCTAACTATGTGGGGGTAGAGCCGCCCGAGGATGTTTTGGAAAACCTTAAGGTGGTAAAGATTACAAACTTTAACTGGAACCGCATTGAGGTGCAGCTTGTGTCTTTTTTGTTGAGGAAGGCTAGCTCTCTCCATAAACTGGTACTGGTTACTCCCAGTTTGGTTCCATTGGATGTGATCGGTATTCAGAAGGAAGATCTCTTGTTGGTTGGCGAAGCTGTGGCGAATGGAAAAATAATTCTCAGCAAGTTGGACGATGCTGCAACCAAGCCATTTCATTCAGATGTCTTTGCCGAAGTTTAG